Proteins encoded in a region of the Podarcis muralis chromosome 2, rPodMur119.hap1.1, whole genome shotgun sequence genome:
- the LOC114592128 gene encoding uncharacterized protein LOC114592128 gives MALPQVTFEEVAVYFTEQEWALLDANERALYWDVMQANYEHLTSLGVLFTPTDGRISSWLPLAPSHSPVTMEIPQVVAFEEVAVYFTEPEWALLDASKRALYWDVMRENYERWASLSGCYQQRDLKSTEPCGRLLKYSRERESPSPNPCHKEEKQPVEKSGKTAPFKGSISAAKCHPVDMGERKDSCPKCGKSFCHKSALTAHLRIHTGEKPYQCHDCGKSFNQSSALTQHQRIHTGEKPYACLSCEKRFSQSSALTQHQRIHTGERAYACLDCGKSFVYQSALIRHRRIHTGEKCYKCPDCGKGFNQSSNLITHQKIHNGIPCRSKKKTPQQQVCEPLEPPGIQRVSPHNPQVEKEIRNQGSLQRNPSEQAQDQVVSRTGSFISQKDVTIKTRPARVKRPLVCHDCGKNFKYSSHLVNHLRIHTGEKPYVCPDCGNRFIQNSALKRHQRSHRGDRPYGCSDCGKTFSRNSHLAKHRVIHTGEKPYECLDCGKKFSVKMNLAIHQRIHTGEKPYMCLECGKRFSQRPHFMIHQRIHTGEKPYQCPECGKSFRVSSHLVAHQRIHAGKTSFICPDCGKNFSGSKQFIQHKIIHTGEKPYKCPECGKRYGASSTLSRHRKIHMEEKPYKCPVCEKGFSYKADLIKHHRVHTGEKPYVCGECGKSFSQSSNFVTHQRSHTGEKPYECPDCGKSFTVSSSLIEHQRVHTSEKPFLCAECGKSFNRSSHLNVHQRIHTGERPFQCPDCGKGFTILSTLSKHQRIHTGEKPYKCPDCERSFRVSSILTQHIRTHTGEKPYVCPDCGRSFSQKSPLIAHQKLHVRKKMP, from the exons GTGGTGGCTTTTGAGGAGGTGGCTGTGTATTTCACTGAGCCGGAGTGGGCCTTGCTGGATGCGAGCAAGCGAGCGCTTTACTGGGACGTCATGCGGGAGAATTACGAGCGCTGGGCTTCACTGA GTGGTTGCTATCAACAACGAGACCTTAAATCTACGGAGCCTTGTGGGAGATTGCTGAAATATTCCCGAGAGAGGGAATCTCCGAGTCCCAATCCCTGTCACAAGGAGGAGAAACAACCAGTGGAAAAGTCAGGCAAAACAGCCCCGTTCAAAGGGAGCATCAGCGCTGCAAAATGTCACCCGGTCGACATGGGAGAAAGGAAGGATTCCTGTCCcaagtgtgggaaaagcttctgTCACAAATCGGCACTCACTGCACACCtgagaatccacacaggagagaagccgTACCAGTGCCACgattgtgggaaaagcttcaatcAGAGCTCAGCCCTGACTCAGCATCAGAGGATCCACACTGGAGAGAAACCCTACGCCTGCCTCAGCTGTGAGAAAAGATTTAGTCAGAGCTCAGCCCTCACTcaacatcagagaatccacaccgggGAGAGGGCTTACGCGTGCCTTGATTGTGGGAAAAGCTTCGTTTACCAGTCGGCCCTCATACGGCATCGTAGAATCCACACTGGAGAAAAATGCTACAAGTGCCCTGActgtgggaaaggcttcaaccaaAGCTCTAACCTTATTACACATCAGAAAATTCATAATG GGATACCTTGCAGGAGCAAGAAGAAGACGCCTCAGCAGCAAGTTTGTGAGCCATTAGAACCACCTGGAATACAACGAGTTTCCCCTCACAATCCTCAAGTGGAAAAAGAGATTCGGAACCAGGGAAGTTTGCAGAGAAACCCCTCAGAGCAGGCCCAGGATCAAGTCGTTTCTAGAACAGGTAGTTTCATATCTCAGAAAGATGTCACGATAAAGACAAGGCCCGCTAGGGTTAAGAGGCCACTCGTATGTCACGactgtggaaagaacttcaaGTACAGTTCCCATCTGGTTAACCACCTGAGAatacacacaggagagaaaccttacGTCTGCCCAGACTGCGGGAACAGGTTCATTCAGAACTCAGCTCTCAAGAGGCACCAAAGGAGCCACAGAGGCGACAGGCCCTATGGATGTTCCGACTGTGGGAAAACCTTTAGCCGGAACTCTCACCTGGCAAAACATCGAGTGATTCACACGGGAGAAAAACCTTACGAGTGCCTTGACTGCGGGAAGAAATTCAGCGTCAAAATGAACCTAGCGATTCACCAACGGattcacacgggagagaagccataTATGTGCTTGGAGTGCGGGAAACGCTTCAGCCAGCGACCCCACTTTATGAtccaccagagaatccacacgggagagaaaccttACCAGTGCCCCGAATGCGGGAAAAGCTTTCGCGTGAGTTCGCACCTTGTGGCACATCAGAGAATTCACGCAGGGAAGACGTCGTTCATATGTCCGGACTGCGGGAAAAACTTCAGTGGTAGCAAGCAGTTTATTCAACATAAGAT aatccacaccggaGAAAAGCCGTACAAGTGCCCCGAATGTGGGAAAAGGTACGGTGCCAGCTCCACTCTGAGCCGACACAGAAAAATCCACATGGAAGAAAAGCCCTACAAATGCCCCGTGTGCGAGAAGGGTTTCAGTTACAAAGCAGACCTCATTAAACACCACCGGGttcacaccggggagaaaccttACGTCTGCGGcgagtgcgggaaaagcttcagtcagagctcaaACTTTGTGACGCATCAGAGAagccacacgggagagaaaccataCGAATGCCCTGACTGTGGGAAAAGTTTCACTGTGAGTTCGAGCCTTATTGAACATCAGAGAGTCCACACGTCCGAGAAGCCCTTTTTGTGCGCGGAatgcgggaaaagcttcaaccGGAGCTCCCATCTCAACGTGCACCAgagaattcacacaggagagaggcCCTTCCAGTGCCCCGATTGTGGGAAAGGCTTTACTATCCTTTCCACCCTTAGTAaacaccagagaatccacacgggagaaAAACCGTATAAATGTCCCGACTGTGAGCGGAGCTTTAGGGTGAGCTCAATTCTTACGCAGCATATTAgaacccacacgggagagaaaccgtATGTTTGTCCCGACTGTGGGAGAAGCTTCAGCCAAAAATCGCCCCTCATCGCTCATCAGAAACTTCACGTTCGTAAGAAAATGCCATAG
- the LOC114592112 gene encoding uncharacterized protein LOC114592112 codes for MVMEDSIQQTPRATPGAGRQRPAEGSSSACLPRKGRGREKYGIHRDPSLLPPTIPEDRRELDHLLGSDLGDACTERDAELPQGPGSRVAKPEPDRAIDKMLTQHKEEKADQESLLEEGSARNPPHLKAFLERHGTGMPEEQVLKKKHMCPDCGKNFCRRSDLVRHRKLHTGDRPFICSKCGKGFVQSTHLIAHQKSHVREKPFFCPHCGRSFNQILNFNRHQRTHLKEPPFQCCDCGKTFSRSSNLIMHQRAHTGERPYKCFDCGNSFSRSSTLVTHQRIHTGEKPYKCQDCWKSFGRRSTLVMHQRIHTGEKPYQCPDCPESFSVKSGLLSHQRIHMTEKPYLCLECGKNFCRSADLIIHQRIHTGEKPYKCNDCGKKFNTNSHLVTHLRIHTGEKPYKCPECGKGFSYSSVLVGHQRLHTGEKPYACLECGKTFRNNSHLITHQRVHTGEKPYECAECGRGFSVSSNLRKHRKIHERETSLKDSE; via the exons ATGGTGATGGAAGACAGCATCcagcag ACGCCACGAGCGACACCCGGCGCAGGCAGGCAGCGTCCAGCAGAGGGCTCCTCCTCCGCCTGTTTGCCAAGGAAGGGGCGGGGGCGAGAGAAATACGGTATCCACCGGGACCCTTCCCTTCTCCCGCCCACGATCCCAGAAGATCGACGGGAGCTGGACCACCTGCTGGGGAGTGATCTTGGGGACGCCTGCACGGAAAGGGACGCCGAGCTGCCGCAAGGGCCCGGATCCCGCGTTGCAAAGCCCGAGCCCGACCGAG CTATTGATAAAATGTTGACCCAACACAAAGAAGAGAAAGCAGACCAGGAAAGTCTCTTGGAAGAGGGCAGCGCTAGGAACCCTCCTCACTTGAAGGCCTTTCTGGAAAGGCATGGAACTGGGATGCCGGAAGAACAAGTTCTCAAGAAGAAACATATGTGTCCCGATTGTGGGAAGAACTTTTGCCGCCGTTCGGACCTTGTCCGGCACCGGAAACTCCATACGGGAGACCGTCCGTTTATCTGTTCCAAGTGTGGGAAAGGCTTTGTTCAGAGTACCCACCTCATCGCGCACCAGAAAAGCCACGTGCGAGAGAAGCCCTTTTTCTGTCCTCACTGCGGAAGAAGCTTCAACCAGATCCTGAACTTCAACAGACACCAGAGAACTCACTTAAAGGAACCGCCGTTCCAGTGCTGCGACTGCGGGAAGACCTTCAGCCGCAGCTCGAATCTTATTATGCACCAGAGGGCGCACACAGGGGAGAGGCCCTATAAATGCTTCGactgtggaaatagcttcagcaGAAGCTCCACTCTCGTTacccatcagagaatccacaccggCGAGAAACCCTATAAATGCCAGGACTGCTGGAAAAGCTTTGGCAGGCGCTCGACCCTGGTGATgcaccagagaatccacacgggggagaagccttaTCAATGTCCCGACTGCCCGGAAAGCTTCAGCGTTAAATCGGGTCTTCTAagtcatcagagaatccacatgACCGAGAAACCCTACCTTTGCCTGGAGTGCGGCAAAAACTTCTGCCGGAGCGCAGACCTCATTAtccaccagagaatccacacgggagaaAAACCCTACAAGTGCAACGACTGCGGCAAGAAATTCAACACGAACTCGCACCTCGTCACTCACCTgaggattcacacaggggaaaaaccgtaCAAGTGCCCCGAGTGCGGGAAAGGCTTCTCTTACAGCTCGGTGCTTGTGGGCCACCAGCGGCTTCACACGGGAGAAAAGCCATACGCCTGTCTCGAGTGCGGGAAAACCTTTCGCAACAATTCGCACCTTATCACGCACCAGAGAgtgcacacgggagagaagccttaCGAATGCGCCGAGTGCGGGAGGGGTTTCAGCGTCAGTTCAAACCTTCGGAAGCACCGGAAAATCCACGAAAGGGAGACCTCTCTTAAAGATTCTGAGTAG